Proteins found in one Allorhizobium pseudoryzae genomic segment:
- a CDS encoding AraC family transcriptional regulator: MRFSMPFDGLERLEARFRGNGFSPHRHDTYALGLTLQGVQTFHYRGASRFSEPGRIIILHPDELHDGAAGTEDGLIYRMVYIPPALISAAGDYRTSLPFVPDPVLSDPFLWSALAEILADIDDTPTDLLVNDAVTRIAGALRHWAGAPELRIKAVAQRAIREACDFMDTHCTEVLRLEDLEKVSGLDRYEFSRQFRRLMGTSPHRYLVMRKLDRAKRAILSGSGLADAAAFAGFADQAHFTRHFRKAFGITPGHFSGARQKVQLSETDVS; this comes from the coding sequence ATGCGCTTCTCCATGCCCTTCGATGGCCTGGAGCGGCTGGAAGCCCGTTTTCGCGGCAATGGGTTTTCGCCGCACCGGCACGACACCTATGCACTGGGGCTGACCCTGCAGGGTGTGCAGACCTTTCATTATCGCGGCGCCTCCCGCTTCAGCGAGCCGGGGCGCATCATTATCCTGCACCCGGATGAGCTGCATGATGGTGCCGCCGGTACGGAGGACGGGCTGATCTACCGCATGGTCTACATCCCGCCAGCCCTGATTTCCGCCGCCGGCGACTATCGCACCAGCCTTCCCTTCGTGCCCGATCCGGTGCTTTCCGATCCGTTCCTGTGGTCAGCTCTGGCGGAGATTCTTGCCGATATCGATGACACGCCCACCGACCTTCTGGTCAACGACGCCGTGACCCGGATTGCCGGTGCCTTACGCCACTGGGCGGGTGCGCCGGAGTTGAGGATCAAGGCCGTCGCTCAACGCGCCATCCGCGAAGCCTGTGATTTCATGGATACCCATTGCACGGAGGTGCTGCGCCTGGAGGACCTGGAAAAGGTCAGCGGTCTCGACCGTTACGAGTTCTCGCGGCAGTTCCGCAGACTGATGGGAACAAGCCCGCACCGCTATCTGGTGATGCGCAAGCTCGATCGTGCCAAGCGCGCCATCCTCTCCGGCAGCGGATTGGCGGATGCCGCAGCTTTCGCGGGCTTTGCCGATCAGGCGCATTTCACCCGCCATTTCCGCAAGGCCTTCGGCATTACCCCAGGCCACTTCTCCGGTGCGCGTCAGAAAGTTCAGCTGAGCGAAACGGATGTCTCTTGA
- a CDS encoding mechanosensitive ion channel family protein, whose amino-acid sequence MEDQASEFVVATQAALAQLTALAVQYSFSILGAIVLLAIGWFASGLLSRWAKQGLSRIHGIDATLAQFFSNTIRYAVLVIVLVMVLGQFGVQTASILAALGAIGLAIGLALQGTLQNIAAGIMLLVLRPFRVGEYIDTGSVNGIVQDIGLFATELKTYDGLYRLAPNSLLWNVPVTNYSRLSTRMHDFKVGIAYEDDIEKAIAILLELANKDERVLQDPAPAAFVMDLGDNAVILALRYWANSSVWWMTSRDMTKRTKEAFDAAGISIPFPQVTYHNGDAKTAPDDKPPLHLV is encoded by the coding sequence ATGGAAGATCAGGCATCGGAATTCGTGGTTGCAACCCAGGCCGCCCTTGCGCAACTGACGGCGCTGGCCGTGCAGTATTCGTTCTCGATCCTCGGGGCGATCGTGCTGCTCGCCATCGGCTGGTTCGCCTCGGGGCTCCTCAGCCGCTGGGCGAAACAGGGGCTTTCGCGCATTCACGGCATCGATGCGACGCTGGCGCAGTTCTTCTCCAATACGATCCGTTATGCGGTTCTCGTCATCGTGCTCGTCATGGTGCTTGGCCAGTTCGGCGTGCAGACGGCATCGATCCTCGCAGCGCTTGGCGCGATCGGTCTTGCCATCGGGCTTGCGCTGCAGGGCACGCTGCAGAACATCGCAGCCGGCATCATGCTGCTCGTGCTCAGGCCCTTCCGGGTCGGCGAATATATCGATACCGGCAGCGTCAACGGCATCGTGCAGGATATCGGCCTGTTTGCCACCGAGCTGAAGACCTATGACGGGCTTTACCGCCTGGCGCCGAATTCGCTGCTCTGGAACGTGCCGGTGACGAATTACAGCCGGCTCTCCACCCGCATGCATGATTTCAAGGTGGGCATTGCCTATGAGGACGATATCGAAAAGGCGATCGCGATCCTGCTGGAGCTTGCCAATAAGGATGAGCGCGTGCTGCAGGACCCGGCGCCCGCCGCCTTCGTCATGGACCTCGGCGACAATGCGGTGATCCTTGCCCTGCGCTACTGGGCCAACAGCAGCGTCTGGTGGATGACGTCACGCGACATGACCAAGCGCACCAAGGAAGCGTTTGATGCGGCGGGGATCTCCATCCCGTTTCCGCAGGTCACCTATCACAACGGCGATGCCAAGACAGCGCCGGACGACAAGCCGCCGCTGCATCTGGTGTGA
- a CDS encoding ABC transporter permease: MSALTETATPAAPAKPLMGRINWVKAAPWLYTIALFVLWELLVIALDMPPTILPAPTDVFAAIAKYWSPIWKNSLQTLYTTTMGFAIAVVAGLAIGLFIGWSKTIYAGLYPLMIGFNAIPKVALVPILVIWFGIGTVPAVLTAFLISFFPIVVNVATGLATIEPETEDVLRALGAKKMDIMLKVGIPRSMPYFFGSLKIAITLAFVGSVVSETVASNYGLGNMMSSAQSQFNVPLVFAGLLMLAIEGIVMYALMAWLERRMTGWAHRSTMAQ, from the coding sequence ATGAGCGCGCTGACCGAGACTGCAACACCGGCGGCACCCGCCAAACCGCTGATGGGCCGCATCAACTGGGTGAAGGCCGCACCCTGGCTTTATACGATCGCGCTCTTCGTGCTCTGGGAACTGCTGGTGATCGCGCTCGACATGCCGCCGACCATCCTGCCGGCGCCAACGGATGTGTTTGCCGCGATTGCCAAATACTGGTCGCCGATCTGGAAGAACTCGCTGCAGACGCTCTACACCACCACCATGGGCTTTGCGATTGCGGTGGTGGCGGGGCTGGCGATCGGCCTCTTCATCGGCTGGTCGAAAACCATCTATGCCGGGCTCTATCCGCTGATGATCGGCTTTAATGCCATCCCCAAGGTGGCGCTGGTGCCGATCCTCGTCATCTGGTTCGGCATCGGCACGGTGCCGGCGGTGCTGACGGCCTTCCTCATCTCCTTCTTCCCGATCGTCGTCAACGTCGCGACCGGGCTTGCGACGATCGAGCCGGAAACCGAAGATGTCCTGCGCGCGCTCGGCGCGAAGAAGATGGACATCATGCTGAAGGTCGGCATTCCGCGCTCGATGCCCTATTTCTTCGGTTCGCTGAAGATTGCCATCACGCTCGCCTTCGTCGGCTCGGTCGTCTCGGAAACCGTTGCCTCCAATTACGGTCTCGGCAACATGATGAGTTCGGCGCAAAGCCAGTTCAACGTGCCGCTGGTCTTTGCCGGCCTGCTGATGCTGGCGATCGAGGGCATCGTGATGTACGCGCTGATGGCCTGGCTTGAAAGGCGCATGACCGGCTGGGCGCACCGCTCGACGATGGCGCAGTAA
- a CDS encoding ABC transporter ATP-binding protein: protein MSHLVSIDNVDMRYGGAAGTLAVAGLTMRVDKGEFAAVVGPSGCGKSTLMKLVTGLHIPQTGVVIVAGEQVTKPVSIVGMAFQNPTMLPWRTTLDNILLPLEIVEKHRHRLRANKREYVEKAENLLEIVGLKGFGSKFPWQLSGGMQQRANLCRALIHEPELLMLDEPFGALDAFTREELWCVIRDLHAAQGVTIILVTHDLREAVFLADKIFVMSARPGRILKEHHVPFERPRDLEVMYQSAFNDMVHELHGEIAKARVVA from the coding sequence ATGTCCCACCTCGTTTCCATCGATAATGTCGACATGCGCTATGGCGGTGCCGCGGGCACGCTTGCTGTCGCCGGCCTCACCATGCGGGTCGACAAGGGCGAGTTTGCCGCGGTCGTCGGCCCGTCCGGATGTGGCAAGTCCACGCTGATGAAGCTGGTCACCGGCCTGCACATTCCGCAGACGGGTGTCGTGATCGTGGCCGGCGAGCAGGTGACCAAACCGGTTTCCATCGTCGGCATGGCCTTCCAGAACCCTACCATGCTGCCCTGGCGCACGACGCTGGACAACATTCTCCTGCCGCTCGAAATCGTCGAGAAACACCGGCATCGCCTGCGCGCGAACAAGCGAGAATATGTGGAGAAGGCGGAAAACCTGCTGGAGATCGTCGGCCTCAAGGGGTTCGGCTCGAAATTCCCCTGGCAGCTTTCCGGCGGCATGCAGCAGCGCGCCAATCTCTGTCGCGCGCTGATCCACGAGCCGGAGCTTCTGATGCTCGACGAGCCGTTCGGCGCGCTCGATGCGTTTACCCGCGAGGAATTGTGGTGCGTCATCCGCGACCTGCACGCCGCCCAAGGCGTGACGATCATCCTCGTCACGCATGACCTGCGCGAGGCGGTGTTCCTGGCCGACAAGATCTTCGTCATGAGCGCCCGTCCAGGCCGGATCCTGAAGGAACACCACGTGCCCTTCGAGAGGCCGCGTGACCTGGAAGTGATGTATCAATCGGCATTCAACGACATGGTGCACGAGTTGCACGGGGAAATCGCCAAGGCGAGGGTGGTGGCATGA
- a CDS encoding ABC transporter substrate-binding protein, which produces MLTRRLFAKLPAVAALALATGFAAPAFADTAVKFTLDWKFEGPAAGFLLALDKGYFKAEGLDVTIDTGNGSVEAIPRVATGAYQMGFGDINSLIKFLDEDPSQKVKAVMMVYERPTFAVVGRKSLGITTDPKSLEGKKLGAPPPDGAFAQWKAFKQVAKIDDSKIKIESIGFPVREPMLAKGDVDAVFGFAFSVILNLKKQGIKDEDIATILMAEHGLNLYGNAVLVNTDFAEKNPAAVKGFVKALAKGFADAVAKPEEGAAAVLKRNETLDSAIELERLKMANAMNIKTPYVVENGFGGVDMTRLGASIDTLKISMGLKGAVKADQVFDGSYLPPKAERMLP; this is translated from the coding sequence ATGTTGACACGTCGCCTCTTCGCCAAGCTTCCGGCCGTCGCCGCGCTGGCGCTCGCCACCGGTTTTGCTGCGCCTGCCTTTGCCGATACGGCTGTGAAGTTCACGCTCGACTGGAAGTTCGAGGGCCCGGCCGCCGGATTCCTTCTGGCGCTCGACAAGGGTTACTTCAAGGCCGAGGGCCTGGATGTGACGATCGATACCGGCAACGGATCGGTCGAAGCCATTCCGCGGGTCGCGACCGGCGCCTACCAGATGGGCTTTGGTGACATCAACTCGCTCATCAAGTTCCTCGACGAGGACCCGAGCCAGAAGGTCAAGGCCGTGATGATGGTCTATGAGCGCCCGACCTTCGCAGTCGTCGGCCGCAAGTCGCTCGGCATCACCACCGATCCGAAGTCGCTGGAAGGCAAGAAGCTCGGCGCGCCGCCGCCGGATGGCGCCTTTGCCCAGTGGAAGGCGTTCAAGCAGGTCGCGAAGATCGACGACAGCAAGATCAAGATCGAGAGCATCGGCTTTCCGGTGCGTGAACCCATGCTCGCCAAGGGCGATGTCGATGCCGTCTTCGGCTTTGCCTTCTCGGTCATCCTGAACCTCAAGAAGCAGGGCATCAAGGACGAGGACATCGCCACCATCCTGATGGCCGAGCATGGCCTGAACCTCTATGGCAATGCCGTGCTGGTGAACACGGATTTCGCCGAGAAGAACCCGGCCGCGGTCAAGGGCTTTGTCAAGGCGCTGGCCAAGGGCTTTGCCGATGCGGTCGCCAAGCCCGAGGAGGGGGCCGCCGCCGTTCTGAAGCGCAACGAAACGCTGGACAGTGCGATCGAGCTCGAGCGCCTGAAGATGGCGAATGCCATGAACATCAAGACGCCCTACGTCGTCGAAAACGGCTTCGGCGGCGTCGATATGACCCGCCTCGGCGCCTCCATCGACACGCTGAAGATCTCCATGGGCCTGAAGGGCGCTGTGAAGGCCGATCAGGTGTTCGACGGAAGCTACCTGCCGCCGAAGGCGGAGCGCATGCTGCCGTAA
- a CDS encoding DUF2339 domain-containing protein, whose protein sequence is MLELLLLISVIALFLWHRKLSDQVRSLESTVQSLRQQIEAGATVPLPETGTAEAEAAAEAGVPQGEDVPAVQEAARDMVSDPEPMVSEGAPASQPKPRESFESRFGARWSVWVGGLALALGGIFLVRYSIDAGLLGPAARLVLATLFGLLLAGAGEVLRRGALPRLPKAYTGAMIPGVLTAAASITLIATTYTAYGVYGFIGATPAFLLLALISLATLALSLLHGQALAGLGLAASLITPALVASDAPKITFLFGFLSLVWLAAAGAARIRRWHVLPVLANLGLALWVIAYALGADVLDPVPPGAALLVLIAGTGFLWPGLAFETGGEEAPSDPWRRLRALLGRRPRTILCSASLSAFFAILCLTVIDTPSTTHPALMLTAVAGALAGLGAGRRAGAIPALFAALTAVLGTLLIAVTQMAIATPPATAVGSGLLGGIGPSILGALTLGAIITLCSLVFQHRKGMDDPDLGALWALLASAVPISLATITFLNEGTLGRDWLHGIYGLAIGAALLATVERLWRRDRIAPLAADLLLLGAFAAFTFTLHALTHGLVTTLGVAALGFAFVLTTRLRPLRGLPWAMVLAAIVIGARIAWEPTVVGPDALGKTPVFNALLAGYGVPAALLIASAFLLRDWPGRRLVNALQGLAALAGLLAVSILVRHAMNGGVLDELVPTLGEQSTYTLLLIGLSGILMTLDTKAPSLTFRVLSMLAGVIATLNILSAHLFVLNPFFSNEGIGTWPVVNLLLPGYLLPALGYAGLALYARDRRPKAYVMMLSLTGAVLAFLWATLSVRWFWQGPNIGDWKGFLPAETYTYSVVWLLIGVGLLALGSRLDARSLRLASAGLVLISVCKVFLIDMSNLEGILRALSFMGLGGVLIGIGLFYQRILARSHEAAPPAGD, encoded by the coding sequence ATGCTCGAACTCCTTCTCCTGATATCCGTCATCGCCCTCTTCCTCTGGCATAGAAAACTCTCCGATCAGGTCCGGTCGCTGGAAAGCACAGTCCAATCGCTTCGCCAGCAGATCGAGGCGGGTGCGACGGTGCCTCTGCCGGAAACCGGCACCGCCGAGGCGGAAGCGGCGGCTGAAGCAGGCGTGCCGCAGGGCGAGGATGTGCCCGCCGTGCAGGAGGCGGCGCGGGACATGGTTTCCGATCCGGAGCCGATGGTGTCCGAGGGCGCACCGGCATCCCAGCCGAAACCGCGCGAAAGCTTCGAAAGCCGGTTCGGGGCGCGCTGGAGCGTCTGGGTCGGCGGACTGGCGCTGGCGCTCGGCGGGATCTTCCTGGTGCGCTACTCGATCGATGCCGGGCTTTTGGGACCAGCAGCGCGGCTGGTGCTGGCCACCCTGTTCGGCCTGCTGCTCGCCGGCGCCGGCGAAGTGCTGCGCCGCGGCGCGCTTCCCCGCCTGCCGAAGGCCTACACGGGTGCGATGATCCCCGGCGTGCTGACGGCGGCCGCCAGTATCACGCTGATCGCGACCACCTATACCGCCTACGGCGTCTACGGCTTCATCGGCGCCACGCCCGCTTTCCTGCTGCTCGCACTGATCTCGCTTGCGACGCTCGCTCTTTCTCTGCTGCACGGGCAGGCTCTCGCGGGGCTTGGGCTTGCGGCCTCTCTGATCACGCCGGCGCTCGTTGCCTCCGATGCGCCGAAGATCACCTTCCTGTTCGGCTTCCTGTCGCTGGTCTGGCTCGCCGCCGCCGGGGCCGCCCGCATTCGCCGCTGGCATGTGCTGCCGGTGCTTGCCAATCTTGGGCTTGCGCTCTGGGTGATTGCCTATGCCCTCGGCGCCGATGTCCTCGACCCCGTACCGCCTGGCGCCGCCCTGCTGGTGCTGATAGCCGGCACAGGCTTTCTCTGGCCGGGCCTTGCCTTCGAAACGGGGGGTGAGGAAGCCCCGTCCGATCCCTGGCGCCGGCTGCGGGCGCTCCTTGGGCGGCGGCCGCGCACCATCCTCTGTTCCGCATCGCTGTCGGCCTTCTTCGCAATACTCTGCCTGACCGTGATCGATACACCGAGCACCACGCATCCCGCCCTGATGCTGACGGCGGTTGCCGGCGCGTTGGCAGGACTTGGCGCCGGGCGGCGGGCCGGCGCAATCCCGGCCCTTTTCGCCGCTCTGACGGCAGTGCTCGGTACCTTGCTCATCGCCGTCACGCAGATGGCCATCGCCACCCCACCCGCCACGGCGGTCGGCAGCGGCCTGCTGGGCGGCATCGGCCCCTCGATTCTCGGCGCGCTGACGCTGGGTGCGATCATCACGCTCTGCAGTCTGGTGTTTCAGCACCGCAAGGGCATGGATGACCCCGATCTGGGGGCGCTCTGGGCGCTGCTCGCCTCTGCCGTGCCGATCAGCCTCGCCACCATCACCTTCCTCAACGAAGGGACGCTCGGTCGGGACTGGCTACACGGCATCTACGGGCTTGCGATCGGCGCCGCCCTACTCGCAACCGTCGAACGGCTCTGGCGCCGGGACCGGATTGCGCCGCTTGCCGCCGACCTCCTGCTTCTCGGCGCCTTCGCCGCCTTCACCTTCACCCTGCACGCGCTGACACACGGGCTCGTTACGACGCTGGGCGTTGCCGCCCTCGGCTTCGCCTTCGTGCTCACCACGCGCCTGCGCCCCTTGCGCGGCCTGCCCTGGGCCATGGTTCTGGCTGCAATCGTCATCGGGGCGCGGATCGCCTGGGAGCCGACGGTCGTCGGGCCGGATGCGCTCGGCAAGACGCCGGTGTTCAACGCGCTGCTGGCCGGCTACGGGGTTCCGGCGGCGCTGCTGATCGCCTCCGCCTTTCTGCTGCGCGACTGGCCTGGCCGGCGGCTCGTCAACGCCTTGCAGGGGCTTGCGGCGCTCGCCGGCCTTCTCGCGGTCTCCATTCTCGTTCGCCACGCAATGAATGGCGGCGTGCTGGATGAACTGGTTCCGACGCTCGGCGAACAATCGACCTACACGCTGCTGCTGATCGGCCTCTCCGGTATCCTGATGACGCTCGATACGAAAGCACCGAGCCTCACCTTCCGGGTTTTATCGATGCTGGCCGGGGTGATTGCCACCCTCAACATCCTCTCGGCGCATCTCTTCGTGCTCAATCCGTTCTTTTCCAATGAGGGGATCGGCACCTGGCCCGTCGTCAACCTGCTTCTGCCCGGTTATCTGCTGCCGGCGCTGGGCTATGCCGGACTTGCGCTTTATGCGCGCGATCGCCGGCCGAAAGCCTATGTCATGATGCTGTCCCTCACCGGCGCCGTGCTGGCGTTCCTCTGGGCAACGCTTTCGGTGCGCTGGTTCTGGCAGGGTCCGAATATTGGCGACTGGAAGGGTTTCCTGCCGGCCGAAACCTACACCTATTCGGTCGTGTGGCTGCTGATCGGCGTCGGCCTGCTTGCGCTCGGCTCCCGACTCGATGCACGCAGTCTGCGTCTCGCCTCCGCGGGCCTGGTGCTGATCTCCGTCTGCAAGGTCTTCCTGATCGACATGTCGAATCTGGAGGGCATCCTGCGTGCCCTCTCCTTCATGGGGCTCGGCGGCGTGCTGATCGGCATCGGATTGTTCTATCAGCGCATTCTTGCGCGTTCCCATGAAGCGGCACCGCCCGCCGGAGACTGA
- a CDS encoding HD domain-containing protein: protein MTDDDFAAGFHPFEALAETLLPHAVDGDDGAHDVAHLLRVFHNAQRIQADEGGDGQVIAAAVLLHDCVSLPKNHPERAQSSRLAAEKASGILAGLGWERATVEAVAHAILTHSFSANLTPQSIEAKILQDADRLDSLGAIGIARTFYTAGRMASKLYHATDPQAHSRDLDDRTYAIDHFEAKLLKLADGFKTATGRRLAGERHRRLADFRDLFFDEL from the coding sequence GTGACTGATGACGATTTCGCCGCCGGCTTCCACCCCTTCGAGGCGTTGGCGGAAACACTTCTGCCGCATGCCGTTGACGGCGATGATGGAGCGCATGACGTCGCCCATCTGCTGCGCGTCTTCCACAATGCCCAGCGCATCCAGGCCGACGAAGGCGGCGACGGCCAGGTGATTGCCGCCGCCGTTCTCCTACACGACTGCGTCTCGCTGCCGAAGAACCATCCGGAGCGGGCGCAGTCCTCCCGGCTTGCCGCGGAAAAGGCATCCGGCATTCTCGCCGGTCTTGGCTGGGAGCGTGCGACGGTGGAGGCCGTGGCGCATGCCATTCTCACCCACAGCTTTTCCGCCAATCTGACGCCGCAGTCGATCGAGGCAAAAATCCTGCAGGATGCCGACCGGCTGGATTCGCTTGGCGCAATCGGCATTGCCCGCACCTTCTACACGGCAGGCCGCATGGCATCGAAACTTTATCATGCCACCGATCCGCAAGCGCACTCCCGTGACCTTGACGACCGGACCTATGCCATCGATCACTTTGAGGCGAAGCTGCTGAAACTGGCCGACGGCTTCAAGACCGCGACCGGCCGCCGGCTGGCCGGCGAGCGGCACAGACGGCTGGCGGATTTTCGCGACCTGTTTTTCGACGAGCTTTGA
- a CDS encoding MOSC domain-containing protein, with product MHVIGLNVFPLKSARGIALTESPIDAMGLSGDRRWMLTDPTGYFITQREMPALARLLVNPTDTGLSVSMGDEGLTVAFPAPDRRQQVVVWKSSVDAALADEAVNATLSQWLEREVRLVFFDAQARRTASAEWAGDGSPVAFNDGYQVLVTTTGSLAALNADMAAHGEAPVGMDRFRANIVLDHDEAFAEDGWASIAIGDVVLDLVKPCARCIMTTQDQETGSREGASPMPAMGRIRMSADRRVPGPLFGWNAVPSGKGLLRIGDAAQVVGQREAWAIKRR from the coding sequence ATGCATGTTATCGGCCTGAACGTCTTTCCCCTGAAAAGCGCGCGCGGCATTGCGCTCACCGAAAGCCCGATCGACGCGATGGGGCTTTCCGGCGACCGGCGCTGGATGCTGACCGATCCGACCGGCTATTTCATCACCCAGCGGGAGATGCCGGCGCTTGCCCGCCTCCTGGTCAACCCGACCGATACAGGGCTTTCGGTCTCGATGGGCGATGAGGGTCTCACCGTCGCCTTTCCGGCACCCGATCGCCGCCAGCAGGTCGTCGTGTGGAAATCCTCCGTCGATGCGGCGCTGGCCGACGAGGCGGTAAACGCAACGCTGTCGCAATGGCTGGAGCGGGAGGTGCGGCTGGTCTTCTTCGATGCGCAGGCGCGCCGGACGGCAAGTGCCGAGTGGGCGGGCGACGGTTCTCCCGTCGCTTTCAACGACGGCTATCAGGTGCTCGTCACCACCACCGGCTCGCTCGCGGCACTGAATGCCGACATGGCCGCCCATGGCGAGGCGCCGGTCGGCATGGATCGTTTTCGCGCCAACATCGTTCTCGACCACGACGAGGCGTTTGCCGAGGACGGCTGGGCTTCGATCGCCATCGGCGATGTGGTGCTCGATCTCGTCAAACCCTGTGCCCGCTGCATCATGACGACGCAGGACCAGGAGACCGGGTCGCGCGAGGGTGCAAGCCCGATGCCTGCCATGGGCCGCATCCGCATGTCGGCGGATCGGCGGGTGCCGGGGCCGCTGTTCGGCTGGAACGCCGTACCAAGCGGCAAGGGCCTGTTGCGGATCGGTGACGCAGCACAGGTCGTTGGCCAGAGAGAAGCCTGGGCGATCAAGCGCCGCTGA
- a CDS encoding DMT family transporter, with product MTGKTRGLAFALSAVTIFAGQDVVSKHLGTHYPPIFIVMLRYWAFAAFVLLLAARSQGGLAGAVKTSRPFLQIARGVILVVQIVIAVSSFALVGLSHTQSIFAATPLFVAALSVPLLGERVGWRRWTAIAIGLFGVLMIINPSAANLEAKLVLPIAGSVIFALYAITTRLASRSDSAMTSFFYTGVAGAAAITFVGPFFWTPLAPVDWIWMAVLCCTGIGGHYLLIRAYDLLDAVTVQQITYVQIVLVCILGVLIYEEVVTLNMIAGAVLVIAAGLFTIWRESRQARARR from the coding sequence ATGACCGGAAAAACCCGCGGCCTTGCCTTTGCCCTGTCAGCCGTGACCATCTTTGCCGGGCAGGATGTCGTCTCGAAACATCTCGGCACCCATTACCCGCCGATCTTCATCGTGATGCTGCGCTACTGGGCGTTCGCGGCCTTCGTGCTGCTGCTCGCCGCGCGCTCGCAAGGCGGGCTTGCCGGTGCGGTCAAGACCTCGCGTCCTTTTCTGCAGATTGCCCGCGGCGTGATCCTCGTCGTGCAGATCGTCATCGCCGTCTCTTCGTTTGCGCTGGTCGGACTGTCGCACACCCAGTCGATCTTTGCCGCGACGCCGCTCTTCGTCGCGGCACTCTCCGTGCCGCTCTTAGGCGAACGGGTCGGCTGGCGGCGCTGGACGGCGATCGCGATCGGCCTGTTCGGCGTGCTGATGATCATCAACCCCTCGGCGGCAAACCTCGAGGCGAAACTGGTGCTGCCGATTGCCGGCTCTGTGATTTTCGCCCTTTACGCCATTACCACCCGGCTCGCGAGCCGCAGCGACAGCGCGATGACCAGCTTCTTCTATACTGGCGTGGCCGGGGCCGCGGCGATCACCTTCGTCGGCCCCTTCTTCTGGACGCCGCTCGCACCGGTGGACTGGATCTGGATGGCCGTCCTCTGCTGCACCGGCATCGGCGGCCATTACCTGCTGATCCGCGCCTATGATCTCCTGGATGCGGTTACCGTGCAGCAGATAACCTATGTCCAGATCGTCCTCGTCTGCATCCTGGGCGTGCTGATCTACGAAGAGGTCGTCACGCTCAACATGATCGCCGGCGCGGTCCTGGTCATTGCCGCCGGCCTGTTTACGATTTGGCGCGAAAGCCGGCAGGCCCGGGCTCGTCGCTGA
- a CDS encoding flagellin N-terminal helical domain-containing protein: MTNVAALQALSTLRDISSAREIAEGRMSTGQRVGQASQNAAYWSIAATMRSDDKALAAVQDALNLGSATVEVAYQGLSSALGVVDEIKSKLVAASEPGVDRDKVNKEIDQLKGQLESIASSASFNGVNWLQINDGSDTTAQVAASFYRDLNGGVYMETIETDLWSTAGGSISSLIDTRANATNGEAGILTSTRFATDAGSTTAYVLVANDSNDGAIEISLDETTTDDQLDDMIKTVDGMLQMMADSGAAFGSIQSRISLQTDFMGKLRDWMADGIGTLVDADMDEEATRIKALDVQEQLATQALSIANSQPQSILSLFN; the protein is encoded by the coding sequence ATGACGAACGTCGCCGCCTTGCAGGCGTTGTCGACGCTGCGCGACATCAGTAGTGCCCGCGAGATCGCGGAAGGACGGATGTCGACAGGTCAGCGCGTGGGCCAGGCCTCCCAGAATGCGGCGTATTGGTCCATTGCCGCGACCATGCGGTCCGACGACAAAGCCCTCGCTGCCGTGCAGGATGCCCTCAACCTTGGCTCCGCCACCGTGGAAGTGGCCTATCAGGGCCTCTCTTCCGCCCTCGGCGTGGTGGACGAGATCAAGTCCAAGCTGGTGGCGGCCAGCGAACCGGGGGTGGACCGAGACAAGGTCAACAAGGAAATCGACCAGTTGAAGGGACAGTTGGAATCGATCGCCAGCTCGGCCAGCTTCAACGGCGTCAACTGGCTGCAGATCAACGACGGTTCGGATACCACGGCACAAGTCGCCGCCTCTTTCTACCGTGACCTGAATGGCGGCGTTTACATGGAGACCATCGAGACGGATCTCTGGTCGACAGCCGGTGGCTCGATCAGTTCGCTGATCGATACCCGAGCCAACGCCACCAATGGCGAAGCCGGGATTTTGACCAGCACGCGCTTTGCCACCGACGCTGGCTCGACGACGGCCTACGTGCTTGTTGCCAACGACAGCAATGACGGGGCAATCGAGATCAGCCTCGACGAGACAACCACCGACGACCAGCTCGACGACATGATCAAGACGGTGGATGGCATGCTGCAGATGATGGCCGATTCCGGCGCCGCGTTCGGATCGATCCAATCGCGCATCTCGCTGCAGACGGATTTCATGGGCAAGCTGCGCGACTGGATGGCAGACGGCATCGGCACGCTGGTCGATGCGGACATGGACGAGGAAGCCACGCGCATCAAGGCGCTCGACGTGCAGGAGCAGCTGGCGACCCAGGCGCTGTCGATCGCCAACAGCCAGCCGCAATCGATCCTGTCGCTGTTCAACTGA